The DNA sequence TTGTTCATACACCTGAACTTTGAAACCTTTCAAAGCTAACTGTTGAGCCGCCATTAATCCTGCAGGACCTGCGCCGATAATGATAATTTGATTTCCGTTCATGGTTTGCAAAAATACGCTTTTCGTTTTCTACTAAAATGGAAGTTTAGAAAGTAGATACCTGATTCTTAAAATTTTATTTGCCACGAATGCACGAATATTTTTAAGTAAATCATTTGCTGATTTAAAGAGTCTGATTATTTGCATAAGTTTAGAACTCTAACTAAATTTCCAAAAAGCTTATTCGTGCATTCGTGGCTTTACTATTTCCAATTAGAAAAAGGCTCACTCACCAAGTTCGAATTGTAATATTTTTCTTCTCCCGTTACTTCTCTGTCAATCCAGCCTGGAATTTCAAAGGTTTCATCTTCACTTTTCAATTCGATTTCTGCCACAATTAATCCTTCATTCTTTCCTGAAAACACATCAACTTCCCAGATATGATTGTCGATAGAAATCTTATATCTGATCTTTGAAAGTTCAGCAACTGAAAATTGATCCAACAATTCTTTGGCTTCCTCGAACGGAATTTCATATTCATATTCTGCTCTTGTTGCGCCAACAGAAATTCCTTTAATCGTTAAAAACCCTTTATCTGAAGTCTGTCGCACCCGAATTGTTTTCTTCGGATCGGTTAATAAATAACCTTGACGGTAAAATTCGCCCGAAGGTTTTTCTACTTGTTCCCATTTGTCGTGATTGACCAAAAATTTTCTTTCTATTTCTACTCCCATTAATCTAAATTTAAAATTATTAAGCTTAACACAAATTACAAAAAAAATGAGTTAAAAAAGTTAGATAGTAAAGAATCTCTCGCTATTTAACATCTCCTTTATCTTTTCAGCAACCTTTGATTTTACCACATAAGTTTTGCAAAATTTATTATTTAACTGCATATTAAAATTCACGCCTGTTAACCAAACACCAGAAGATTTGGATTGAAAGTCATAAAAGCTGGGAAATAAATTTATTAAACACAAAAGATTTCTTTTTAAAGATTTAGAAAAATTAGGAAAACGGCCAAAATCATCAATAACTTTTAAATCAAATATTTTCTTCCCAAGAGTACTTCCGAAAATTGTTTCCAAAATAGTTCCACTAATAATAACTGCTGGTATAGCATAAAGAAAACTGTGTAACAGTTCAAAATGAAAAAACACATGTAAGATCAAGAAAAGAGGCAATATATCAATGATTTTTGAAAATAATCTTTCACTCCCGAATAGATTTTGTATTTCCCTAAACGGAAAATCATATTGCAATTCCTCATAAATTCTATTTCCCGATTTATCGAAAGCTTTAGTTGGCCTACGAATAGTTTTACTTTCTTTTAATTCAGATATTTTCAATTCAATACAATTTTTGTGATAATCCTTCAGAGATGGCGTCTGTGAAAAAACCTTGGTTCGATTCTACCAAATATAACAAAAATAATGTCTACCATTTAAGACGAAAACTCTATTTTTAACTTACTATGATAAATATTTCTAATCAAAATAACTCAAAAGTAGTATTGGCTATTGCATCCATAAAATCTACCTTTATGCCATCCTAAAAATCAATTAATTTTACCTGATTTTTTCATCAAAAACTACGTCAACGTTCTATGTTCAAAGATCCCAAATTAGTTTTCGCCATCATCACCGTAGCTTTAGTTTGGGGCACGACTTTCCTAGGAATTAGAGTTGCGGTAGAAACAATTCCACCTTGGTTTGTAGCTGGAATTCGTCAGTTTTTAGCCGGAATTATTTTGTTGATTATTCTTCTCTTTTCCAAAAAACTAAAATGGATTGGCTGGAAAAATTTTCGGAATCAAATCATCCTCGCTTCTTTAATGTTGGTCGTTGCGAACGGAATGACAACGGTTGCAGAAAAAAGTTTAACAAGCAGCTTAGCCTCTCTAATCAGTTCAACTTCTCCGCTTCTCGTTTTTATATTGAGTATCATATTCAGCATGCAAAAATTCAGCATTCGCGGTTTAATAGGAGTTTTGATTGGTTTTTCGGGGATTTTATTAATTTTCAAAGATGGTTTAGAAGATCTCCTCAATTTGGAATACCGACTGGGAATCATTTTCATGTTCATCGCGATTTTCGGTTGGGCTTTCGGTACCGTCTTTAGTAAAAAAATGAATCATCAACCTCAAAACATTTCCTTAAATCTCTTTTACCAATTCAGTTTTGCCGGAATTGTTCAGATTATTTTCGGATTTCTATTTTCGGACCAAATTAACTTTGGGATGTGGAGTTACAAAAGCATTTTCGCAACCGTTTACTTGGCCATCTTCGGGTCTGTTATAGCGTTTTTCGCGTTTCATTTCGCACTGAAAAAAATTACTCCGACCCAGATTTCTATCCTTTCTTACGTGAATACCATTATTGCGATTTTCCTGGGTTGGCTTATTCTCAGTGAACCTATTTCACTCACTTTTATCATGGCGACCGTTTTAATTATCTGCGGTGTTTTCATCACGAATTACAAACCAGGAATGTTTAAAAAAGCTTAATTGAATTTTTAGAAAATCTTGTTGCTCCTTATTAAGGATCTAATGATTTGATTTCTTCCAAATTATCGTATTATTTTTTTTCCAAGATTTGAAACTATTCTATGAAATCCAAATCCTAGAATTACTAAAACTTTAATATTGTAAAGACAAGTATTTCAGATAATTACCAACTTTCATTAAGTGCGTACCAAACCAAGAAAAAGCTTCGCCATCAACTAGGATGATCTCTTTATTCGGAAGTTCTCTTTGAAGTTCGTCAATATGTTTTTGTTGAAAAGGAAAAGGTTCTGAGGAGAGAAAAATCAAATCAGCCTCTTTCAATTCTTCTACTGAAACTTCGGGATATCTTGTTCTATTCTTGAATAAATTTTCAAAGTCCAGTTTCCCTAAAATTTTATTGATAAAAGTATCAGACCCAACCGTCATATAAGGATTTTTCCAAATTAAATAGGCCACTTTCTTTGGTTCAGAAACTTTAACATCATTAAAAACAGAAGTAATTTTCTGATTAAAATCTAATGCTAAATCTTCTTTATTTAAAAGGTTTCCAAGCTCAGAAATGAAATCTTGATTATCTTCTAAAGTTTCGATAACGGTGACCCAAACTTTAAAATCTTTCATTAATTCTTCAACCTGAATTTTTTCGTTTTCTTCTTTATTGGCGATGATTAAATCAGGATTCAATAATTTGATTTTATCAATATTCAAATTTTTAGTTCCACCAATAACTTCAACGCTTTTCACTAAATCTGATGGATGAATACAAAATTTGGTTCTGCCAATAACTTCATCAGCAGTTAAGCCAAAATCAAAAAGCGTTTCGGTAATGCTGGGAACCAGCGAAATGATTTTCATAAAAATTAAAGAAGTTTACCTGCCAGGAACATTCCGGCGACGGTGAAGTATATAATCAAACCAGTAACATCGACTAATGTGGCTACAAAAGGTGCTGAAGAAGTTGCTGGATCCAGCTTAAATTTCTTTAAAACAAAAGGAATCATTGAACCCGAAAGTGTTCCCCAAAGGATGATTAATAAAAGGGAAACCGCAATACTGAACGCGATATAAATCCAGTGCTCGCCGTAATCATACAAACCTGTTTCTTGCCAAATCATGATTCTGATAAAACCGATGATTCCCAAAATTCCACCCAGAAAAACTCCGGAGACAATTTCTTTCCGCATAACATACCACCAATCTTTCAGACCGATTTCCTGCAGTGCCATGGCACGAATAATCAACGTTGCCGCTTGAGAACCGGAGTTACCTCCACTGGAAATAATCAACGGAACAAATAAGGCAAGCACGACTGCTTTTTCAATTTCATGTTCGAAGAATCCCATCGCCGAGGCCGTTAACATTTCTGAAAAGAAAAGAATCACCAACCAGGTTCCTCTCTTCTTAATCATCTCTGTCCAGGAAGTTTGCGTATACGGCATATCCAACGCATCAACACCCCCGAATTTCTGAATATCTTCGGTGTTTTGTGCTTCAATCTGGTCCAAAATATCATCGATCGTTACGATACCAACCAAAACTCCGCTATCAGTTACGATAGGCAAAGCAGATCGGTCATACTTTTCGAAATAGGTTACCGCATCTTCTTTCGTAGTGGTTGTTGTAATCGCAACAAAATGATTATCAGTGATTTCTGAAATCAAAGTATCTTCTTCTGCAAGTAATAAGGAACCGATTGCGATATCGTCGACCAGGCGGTTTCTTTCATCAACCACATAAAGATGGTTCATGGTTTCTACCTTTTTTCCGACTTTTTTAATTTGTTGAAAACATCTTTTAACGGTCCATTCTTTACGAATCTGAATATAATACGGCGTCATCAAACGCGCAATAGAATCGACGTGATAACCCAAAAGTTTCAGTGCAATTCTTCTTTCTTGTGGATTAAGATGATTGATGGAATACCGAATCAGTTCATCAGGAAAGTCCTCTAAAAGCGCCGTTCTATCATCTGGACTCATTGCATTCAGAATCTCAGAAACCTCCTCACTACCAATTCCACGAATGGTTTCTTCCTGAAAATCTGGATCTAAGTGGGAGAATACATCCGCCTTGTACTGCTTAGGAACCTTTAGAAATGCCAAAAGACGCTCATCAGCTTTAAGTTGGCTGAGCGTTTCTGCAATATCTTGAGGATTAAATATGAGTTCCTGAGTTTCCAAAGAGGGTGTTTTTTAGAGAAATGCAAAAGTAACGAAAATAAAAAAGATGAGAAATTAAAAAAGTTGTAGTTTTGAGAATCAATGGGTGATTTCAACCTATTAACCCTAATTTATAAAAAAATAAAATGAACAAAATCAGTAAAAGAGACGTAAAATTTTTCCTTTTAGGAATATTCACTTTATTTTTAATCGAAAGTATTTGGAATTGGGAAGCTACACTTTCATCAATTCAAAGAGGATGAAATGATGGTTATAATTCAAAATAATAACGGTGCTAATTCTAAACTTCTTTAGAAAATGGCTTTAAAAACTCAACCATGAAAAAATTAATCTTATTCATTTCAGCATTTCTATTCCTGCAGTCTTGTACTCAAAGTAAAGAAACTACCACGTCTCAAAATACTGAAACCAAAGAAGCTTCAATTCTCGCCACTAAAGAAAATGAAGAAATTACTGCTCTTCATGAAGATGAAAAAAGCAAAGAAAACGAGACTTTAAGAGATCCCGCAAAAGAATGGTTAGAAAGTCTCTTCAAATGTAGAAACGGAAATCAATTTTGTTTTTACTTGGAAACCGAAGAAAAAGCGACGACCAAAAGATTCTATCAATTTATGATGGATTCTGAACAAATCTATGGCGCAACCAATTTGTCAGATAAAGAAATGCCACTCGCCAAAAAAAAGAACAAAGAGAAATGGTCAGAGATTTATCCTTTGAGAAAAGATATCGAGCCATGGTTATTCGGTCGTGGTCAAGATGATATGGAAAATATTAAAAATGTAAAAATTGAGAATATTTCAGATTTAAAATATCGGGTATTTGTAGATTATGGCGATCAATACGAAACATTGAGTCAAGTTACTTTAGTAAAAAATAAAAACTCCTATCTCATTGATTATTGCGAGACCGAATTTTTAAATTAAATCTTAACAAATTTAACTTTCCTTTAAAACAGTTTAAAAGACTAATTCCTTAAATTTACGTCATGAAAACCTTTGGCAGAGATTTACTCACAAAAATACAACAGGCAACACTTCACGGTGAAGCCGCCCACGAAATTTATTCCCCACCTTATCGACCACTTTATTCTTACGACGAAATTTTAACTAAAAATCCAAAATTCGCCGCGGTCAATATTCTATTATATTTAAAGGATAATGAATGGTATTTGCCACTCATCGTTCGCAGCGAAAATGAACGCGACCGACACAGCGGACAAATTTCTTTACCAGGTGGAAAAAAAGAAGATTTCGATCCTAATTTTGGAGCAACTGCCAAACGCGAAACTTCGGAAGAAGTAGGAATCGATGAACATTATATTAGAATCATCCGAGAACTTTCGCCAATTTACATCCCGCCGAGCAACTTTTACGTGAAAGCGTTCGTTTCCTACACCAAGAAAAATCCTGAATTTATTCTTCAGGAAACCGAAGCAGTTGAGTTGATTGAATTCCCAATTTCCTCTATTTTAAATTTGGCTAACGAACCTGAAATGAGAGTTTTACCAAGTTCCCGTGGCGTAAAAGTTCCGGTAATCGATTTCAACGGCTATATCATTTGGGGCGCGACTTCGATGATATTAAGCGAGTTTAGTCAGTTATTGAAAAATTTGTAAATTCGCGAACTATGTTAATTAGATAATGGCCAAGAAAAATATTTTCACGGATGCCTTTGGTAATCTGTATTTCCTGAAAAGATTGATTATTTTCATCTTAGGAATGGTTTCCTACAGACGGTTCAATGGATTTAATAAATTGAAGATTTCCGGTACCGAAAACTTAGTTGACCTCCCGGATTCCAATGTGCTTTTCGTCTCCAATCATCAAACGTATTTCGCTGATGTTGCGGCGATGTATCAGGCTTTTTGTGCGGTAAACAATGGTTATTTAAATTCAATTAAAAATCCAATTTATCTCTTAAATCCAAAAGTTGATATTTATTATGTTGCGGCTGAAGAAACCATGAACAAAGGTTTCATGACGAAGGTTTTCAAGTTGGCCGGCGCCGTTACTGTAAAAAGAACTTGGCGAGCAGAAGGTCACAACGTGAACAGAATGGTGGATTTAACGGAAGTTGAAAACATTATGAAAGCACTCGACAATGGTTGGGTGATTACCTTTCCTCAAGGAACAACTTCCGCCTTTGCACAAGGTAGAAAAGGAACGGCGAAATTGGTTAAGAATCAGAAGCCAATTGTAATTCCGATAAAAATTAATGGTTTCCGTCGCGCTTTTGATAAAAAAGGTTTGCGGGTGAAAGTAACTGGCTGTAAACCAACAATGGAATTCAAACCTGCGCTGGACATTGATTACGAGAAAGATGACGCTCGTGTTATCATGCACAAAATCATGGTTGCTATAGAACAAACCGAGGATTTTAATGTCCTTCATGAATATGATGAAGAGCTTAAAGCACAGAAAACCGAAGTTAAAAATTAATAATAGTTGCAATGAAAAAACTAATTTTTGTGGTTCTACTAATAATTTTAGCGGGATGCAACAGTAGAAGTAATCAAACCAAATATACTGATTTCGATTATAGTTTTGCGCGTAGTGGCGGCCTTTCTCCTATCTATGAAAACTTGCTTATTAAAGGAAATAAGGTTCATTATTCGTTTGAAGGACAAGGAAAGAAGGTTAAAAAAGATTTCATTATTTCTAATGATGATTTGATAAAAATAGAAAATACACTTACTGAAAATAAGTTTACAAAAATTCAGCAGGATTATAAGAAATTATACGATAACATTTCTGTTGAAATCAATGTTAAAAAAGGAAACAACGCTGGTAGTAAAACTGATGCTTCTTTAATTATGCAAAAAAATAAAAATCATTGGGAAAAGATCGTTAGTGCTTTTCAGCAAGTAATTGACAGCAATATAAAATCCGAATCTTAAAAATAATTCGACCAGACTGATGCAAAATATCTTCGCGGAATCTAAAAACAAAACCAGAGTTCTCGTTCTAAGCTCCCAACCTTCTGTAATGAAATTATTACTCGATGTACTTAATTTTCACGCAAAGGATTTTGACTTTTATTTAGCAAACGGGGTCTTTAATAATTCAAATAGCGATTTTGTTATTCTGGAAACTTCTGACCTGGAAAAAGCGGCCTCTTTTGAACCAAACATCGTTTTAATTACGTCCGAAATATCTGGCGAACAAATAGTTCCGGTTATTGAAAAAATAACTCCAGGTGGTGTTTTAGTCTATGATTCTAACATCGCTGATATTGTTGAACAATCATTAAACTTCTTTAGAAAATTAGAATATTCAGGAACGGCTTTTTCGAAATCAAATTCTAATTTCGCGCTCCAAACCAATATTGGGGAAATTCCTATTTCGTCTTCTGATGAAAATTTAATTAAAAATATCGACGGTTTAAAATTACTTTCTCAGCAATTTGGCGTGATGGAAGAGGATTTCTACGAACCTGTTATGAGTTTTGAGTAAATAGAAAAACCTTTCCATATCCTTTATCGGAAGTCTGAAAATTTCATTAAATTTACCTATCAAAAATTGTAAAAATGAGTTATCAGCAATCCGGAAAAATCCCACCAAAAAGACATACTGTTTTCAAATCACAGGATGATCAATTTTATTACGAGCAACTTTTCGGTACCGAAGGATTTCATGGTATTTCATCGCTCTTATATCACATCCATCGGCCAACGCAGATTAAATCAATCAGCGAACCGAAAGATGTTTCGCCAAAAATTGCGGTTAATAAAAACGTAACGCCACGAATGTTCAAAGGAATGAACGTAACTCCGGAGAACGATTTTATAGATAGTCGCAAAATTTTATTGGTTAACAACGACTTAAAGTTAGGCCTTGCAAAACCTAAAAAATCAACCGATTATTTTTATAAAAATGCTGAATGCGACGAACTTCTTTTCATCCATGAAGGAAGCGGAACACTGAAAACATTCCTCGGAAACCTTGATTTTTCTTACGGTGATTATCTCATTATTCCGAGAGGAACCATCTACTCCATAGAATTTAAAGACGAAAAAAATACGCTTCTTTTTATAGAAAGCCACTCTCCTATTAATACTCCGAAACGCTACAGAAATGAGTTTGGCCAAATGCTGGAACATTCTCCATTTTGCGAACGAGATATGATTGCTCCCACTTTTGTGGAACCTATCGATGAGAAAGGAGACTTTTTAATTAAAGTAAAAAAAGAAGATCAAATCTGGGATTTCATTTACGCCACGCATCCATTTGATGTCGTTGGTTGGGATGGTTATTTCTATCCTTATAAATTTAATATCAAAAACTTCGAGCCGATTACAGGACGCGTTCATTTACCGCCGCCGATTCATCAAAATTTCGAAGCACATAACTTCGTAGTTTGTTCGTTTGTAGCGAGAATGTACGATTATCATCCACAAGCGATTCCGGCACCTTATAATCATTCCAACATCGATTCTGATGAAGTTCTCTTTTATACCGAAGGTGATTTTATGAGCCGAAACCATATCGATTTAATGGATTTCACGCTTCATCCAGGCGGAATTGTTCACGGACCACACCCTGGCGCAATGGAACGCAGCATTGGTAAAAAATCTACGGAAGAATTTGCCGTGATGGTCGATCCTTTCAGACCTTTTAAAATTACCGAGGAAGCGATGAAAGTCGAAGATCCTTCTTATAAAACTTCTTGGCTGGAAGATGAAGATCATTCATTGAAAGATCGCAGTCAAGAGTAATCCCTTTTATGACATTTATCAAAACTGATATTGCTCATTTCAATTCTGAAATGAAATAATTACTTTTGAGAAGCAAACAACAGCAAATAAAAAATAAAAATATGATTCAGTATGTCAGTGCAGAAGATGCAATTTCATTAATAAAAAGTGGCGACCGGATTTTTTCTCACGGAAGCGCATGTACTCCAAATCTATTGATTACCGAATTGGCCAATCAATCGTCTCGTTTAAGAGATGTAGAATTCGTTTCGATTACGCAGCAGGGAAATGTAGAAGTTGCCAAACCTCAATATAAAGACAGTTTCTATATCAACTCCTTATTCGTTTCTACGCCGGTAAGAGAAGCAGTAAATTCTGATCGTGGAGATTTCGTACCTGTTTTCTTAAGTGAAATTCCAATTTTATTTAAAAGAGGAATGCTTCCACTTGACGTAGCAATGATTACCGTTTCTCCACCTGATATTCATGGATATTGCACATTGGGAACCTCTATCGACGTAGCAAGAAGTGCGGTAGATACTGCAAAAATAATTATTGCACAGGTTAATCCAAGAATGCCGAGAACTCATGGTGATGGAATGATTCATTATTCTAAAATCGATAAAATGGTTTGGCATGAAGAAGAACTATTGACCGTTGATTACGGCGCAAAAGTCGGTGCCGACGAAATGCTGATCGGTAAAAATGTTGCAGAATTGATCGACGACCGATCTACTTTACAAATGGGAATCGGAACCATTCCGGATGCGGTTTTAAAATGCCTTCACAATCACAAAGATTTAGGAGTTCATACCGAAATGATCAGCGACGGAATTGTAGATTTGGTAGCAAATGACATTATAACTAATAAATACAAAGGAACTCATTGCAACAGAACGATTACCAGTTTCGCCTTTGGAACAAGAAAATTGTATGACTACATTGATGATAATCCATCTTTCGAATTTATGGATGTAGAACATGTGAACTATCCGATTAATATCATGAAAAATCAAAAAATGGTCGCGATTAACTCCGCCATTGAAATTGATTTAACAGGACAGGTTTGCGCAGATTCTATCGGAACTTATCAATTTAGTGGAATTGGTGGTCAAATGGATTTCATGCGTGGTGCTGCACTTTCTGACGGTGGAAAACCCATCATCGCAATTTCTTCAAGAACCAGAAAAGGAATTCCTAGAATTGCCCCTTTCTTAAAACAAGGAGCCGGCGTGGTGACTACAAGAGGACATATTCATTATGTAGTTACAGAATATGGTGTTGCGTACTTATATGGTAAAAATTTACGTCAAAGAGCAAAAGCGCTTATTGAAATCGCACATCCTGATGATAGAGAAATGCTGGATGCAGCAGCCTTTGAGAGATTTAAAGTATTGGTTTAAATAATCAAATATATAAATCCTCAATGAAAATTGGGGATTTTTTTTTATCACTGTTTTATGTTAAAATAAAGTATTATTGAAAAAAAGTATTAAATAATCACTTATGTAATCATTTATTTGTGAGGATCATTATATTTGCGAACGAAAAGAAAAAAAAATAATTTGGAAAAGATTTATAACTCAATAAAAGAAGATATCAAAAATCATCCTGAAGTGAAGTCATCACTGTTAGGAATGGTTGGTGAATGGAAAAGAAGTCAGTTTGTTATTCTTGCAGAGATTATTTCTAAAAATCTTCAACAATCTTTAACTGATGACAGAAGACTAAGTCTCGGAACTACAATTTCTGCGATTACTTTACAACGCTTTTATGAAAACGAATATCAAATTAAAACGCACAATGATTTGCGCTTTATCAAGACATTAGATAAACTTTGCATCTTCCTCGGGAAAACTAATTTAAATGATTATATCCATCAGAATTTTCAGCAGGAAGATATTTTAAAACCAACTAAAGAAATCAACAATCACTTGTCTGATAAAGAGTTGATTACTAAGTTTTGCGAATTTCAGTTTGAAGCTCTCAACTATTTACCATCAGTAAACCTGGAGAAACTTTCAACTACGCTCTGTAAAGATTCCCCTTTATTACAACGCACAGCTCAATATCTTGAGGAAAAAAGTAAAAATAATCTGACTTTTGTTAACGACAACAATCGTTCGAATTATGAAATCTTTCAAATCACTATGGTTTCAGATGATTCTGAATTAAAAGTACTTAAAACAAAGGAATTTTGGAATTTAGTTTTTAAAGACGATCAAGAAAACAGTTATATCGTACATCATTTGAATACGCAGTTTTACTTTATAAAAAATCTGGACGATCAATGGAAAATCTGGGACAACTTTAATCCCGATTACAACAACATATTAAAAATAAACTAAGCCACTCGACCGGCTTAGTTTAAATTATTTGCGCTTTTAGAATCATCTTGCGTGTTGCTTTTCAGCACTGCAAATATATATTGAATTTTTCTCAAAACTTAGACATAAAAAAACTTAAAAATACATATCATCATCTATATTTCATTATATTCTGATTTTAGTACTCCTAAAATTTTTGTACTTTGCATTATTAAAAACAGAATAAAATGTCAACACTTACATTTGCAGAAAAAATTGCTCAGGCTGAAAATTTCTTACCGATTAACGGAACAGATTATATCGAATTTTATGTCGGAAATGCCAAACAGGCAGCTCATTTCTACAAAACTGCTTTCGGTTTTCAATCGTTAGCTTATGCAGGACCCGAAACCGGAATTCGAGACAGAGCATCTTATGTTTTGCAACAGGGAAAAATTCGTTTGGTATTAACTTCGGGATTAAATTCTGATTCCCCGATTTGTGAACATCAAAAAAAGCATGGCGACGGTGTGAAAGTTCTTGCTCTTTGGGTAGATGATGCTTATTCTGCTTTTGAAGAAACAACTAAAAGAGGTGCAAAACCTTATCTGGAACCAACTACTTTAACCGATAAAAATGGCGAAGTAAGAATGTCTGGTGTCTATACTTATGGTGAAACCATACACATGTTCGTTGAACGTAAAAATTACACTGGTGAATTTATGCCGGGCTACCAAAAATGGGAAAGTGATTATAATCCATCAGATGTAGGTCTTCTTTATGTAGATCACTGCGTTGGTAATGTTGGTTGGGAAAGAATGATTCCTGTCGTAAAATGGTATGAAGAGGTGATGGGATTTGTAAACATCCTAAGTTTTGATGACAAACAAATCAACACTGAATATTCTGCACTGATGTCTAAAGTGATGAGCAACGGAAACGGTTTTGCAAAATTCCCTATCAATGAACCAGCTGAAGGCAAGAAAAAATCTCAGGTTGAAGAATATTTAGATTATTACGAAGAAGAAGGTGTCCAACATATTGCAGTCGCAACAAAAGATATTATAAAAACAGTTATGGAACTGAAATCTCGAGGAGTAGAATTTCTTTCAGCTCCACCTGAAGCCTATTACGATATGGTTCCCGAAAGAGTTGGCCACATTGATGAAGATTTAAAAAGATTGCAAGATCTGGGAATTTTAATCGATCATGATGAAGAAGGTTATTTGCTTCAAATATTTACCAAACCAGTTGAAGATCGTCCTACTCTATTCTTCGAAATTATCGAAAGACATGGCGCACAAAGTTTTGGAGCTGGAAATTTCAAAGCGTTATTTGAAGCATTAGAAAGAGAACAGGAAAAAAGAGGTAATCTTTAAAATACCTTCAAGTTCGAACTCAATTTGAACTAAAAACACTTCAATGAAAAAAATACTTGCACTTTTCCTTTTTATTTCAGCACTTGGTTTAAAAGCACAATATGGCAGTGCTAACGCAATACTCGAGATCCTGGAAGCAAAAAAAGGTTTGAATAAAAATTTAGGCGACGTCAATATCGACGATGTTAAATTTGTTTTAATTAAAGATTTCGATGATCATACCGAAAGAAACTTTATTATTATTAAAGGGAAACAGGCGACGTATGTAGAAGTTTTTGATGACAAACAAACTGGTGATACCTCTTCGAATGTTTTCTCCGGCGATATCGTTCAGTCGAAGCATCAAATTATTTCTCTTCGGGCAGATAAATTAGAAGGAAGGAAAATCCCAATTGCGATTACCAAAACCTTCTTAATGACCAAACAGAAAGACATTCTTTATCTCATTGACATCAATTCTAAAGAAAGATGGATCGAGGAAAGTGCCATTAA is a window from the Kaistella flava (ex Peng et al. 2021) genome containing:
- a CDS encoding homogentisate 1,2-dioxygenase, whose product is MSYQQSGKIPPKRHTVFKSQDDQFYYEQLFGTEGFHGISSLLYHIHRPTQIKSISEPKDVSPKIAVNKNVTPRMFKGMNVTPENDFIDSRKILLVNNDLKLGLAKPKKSTDYFYKNAECDELLFIHEGSGTLKTFLGNLDFSYGDYLIIPRGTIYSIEFKDEKNTLLFIESHSPINTPKRYRNEFGQMLEHSPFCERDMIAPTFVEPIDEKGDFLIKVKKEDQIWDFIYATHPFDVVGWDGYFYPYKFNIKNFEPITGRVHLPPPIHQNFEAHNFVVCSFVARMYDYHPQAIPAPYNHSNIDSDEVLFYTEGDFMSRNHIDLMDFTLHPGGIVHGPHPGAMERSIGKKSTEEFAVMVDPFRPFKITEEAMKVEDPSYKTSWLEDEDHSLKDRSQE
- a CDS encoding acetyl-CoA hydrolase/transferase family protein, translating into MIQYVSAEDAISLIKSGDRIFSHGSACTPNLLITELANQSSRLRDVEFVSITQQGNVEVAKPQYKDSFYINSLFVSTPVREAVNSDRGDFVPVFLSEIPILFKRGMLPLDVAMITVSPPDIHGYCTLGTSIDVARSAVDTAKIIIAQVNPRMPRTHGDGMIHYSKIDKMVWHEEELLTVDYGAKVGADEMLIGKNVAELIDDRSTLQMGIGTIPDAVLKCLHNHKDLGVHTEMISDGIVDLVANDIITNKYKGTHCNRTITSFAFGTRKLYDYIDDNPSFEFMDVEHVNYPINIMKNQKMVAINSAIEIDLTGQVCADSIGTYQFSGIGGQMDFMRGAALSDGGKPIIAISSRTRKGIPRIAPFLKQGAGVVTTRGHIHYVVTEYGVAYLYGKNLRQRAKALIEIAHPDDREMLDAAAFERFKVLV
- the hppD gene encoding 4-hydroxyphenylpyruvate dioxygenase, which encodes MSTLTFAEKIAQAENFLPINGTDYIEFYVGNAKQAAHFYKTAFGFQSLAYAGPETGIRDRASYVLQQGKIRLVLTSGLNSDSPICEHQKKHGDGVKVLALWVDDAYSAFEETTKRGAKPYLEPTTLTDKNGEVRMSGVYTYGETIHMFVERKNYTGEFMPGYQKWESDYNPSDVGLLYVDHCVGNVGWERMIPVVKWYEEVMGFVNILSFDDKQINTEYSALMSKVMSNGNGFAKFPINEPAEGKKKSQVEEYLDYYEEEGVQHIAVATKDIIKTVMELKSRGVEFLSAPPEAYYDMVPERVGHIDEDLKRLQDLGILIDHDEEGYLLQIFTKPVEDRPTLFFEIIERHGAQSFGAGNFKALFEALEREQEKRGNL